Proteins from a single region of Desulfobacter postgatei 2ac9:
- a CDS encoding type I polyketide synthase, producing MTPKAATETQTPCTPKTPIAIIGMGCIFPESRNLKEFWRLVFNGIDAITQVPQDSHWRLKDYFNEDPDCPDHTYCSRGGFLPDIAFDPLTYGIPPKNIEATDTSQLLGLEVVRMALADAGYPVGHAHLKEKRVNVILGVTGTQELVIPLGARLGHPFWKNALDAAGIAPDKKERVLKLISDSYVSWQENSFPGLLGNVVAGRIANRMDLSGTNTVCDAACASSFSAIHTAMMELETGRCDMSITGGVDTLNDIFMHMCFSKTGVLSRTSDARPFSVNADGTVLGEGIGLLVLKRLTDAQRDQDRIYAVIKGMGTASDGRTSAIYAPEAKGQIKALENAYGNAGILPESVGLIEAHGTGTRVGDKVEFTALKKFFKDKAAGSTAIGSVKSMIGHTKAAAGAAGMIKAALALHHKILPPTLKAQTPDPDLDILNSPFYLNQTARPWIGGGAMNSLRCSGVSAFGFGGSNFHAVLEEYTPEKANISWDGTVQILALSGKSKKEIIKKLNSISETIQTYDSRDKSAFNQAIAWQAAQSRKAFSSKHDVRLLILLSDQDDLFERMTQAKGTVNGEQPAKPPIFFGQGKASGKLGFVFPGQGSQYTGMAGQIISVFPESLQILEMAQSCVTNTDAEDDSVLSAYIYPPPEYAMDKKSAEAALRQTRIAQPAIGAVSLSMLKILSRFKVIPQMTCGHSYGELCALYAAGWIDEKTCLELSAARGNFMAKAGQRAGDPGSMLAIQAPIEKIKALIQEEKLDLVLANKNSPVQGVLSGETQQILKAEKICKSRNMRAVKLPVAAAFHSHLVSDAAAPFNKLTRKATITPTQINVLSNTTGSPYPEDSAQAQDLLGRQLMHPVDFIGDIKQMYERGVDTFVEIGPKSVLCGLIQSILKDRDVQTIALDKSAGKSAGRNSGIQDLGTGLCTLAALGHPVDLSAWEEDAAPPESKKLIIMLNGANAKPPLPEIPSTKGIQTEQAPVHAHSTPLQARAAQDYKNENIGLDSSVNTTVLTQRRSTTQGNTMTSFPHPEFNETHPQTTSNSIQHVTANQIPANPDILVQGLNAMQQLQAQTARAHEKFLETQAQAGKALAALMSQTRGQVFTPAAPAIQPPAPAPAQALPYRQPQISEPAALPSIQKTTSKPDASQVRPPQPSAAPVTPAPTAAAPAPEVKNLLFEIVSRLTGFPVEMLEPEMDIESDLGVDSIKKVEIISELEKAFPDKEDLSAQRLGSVKTLGDICTAVETDQGKTTVPEQPTAPTRNGQNKSKNNQPAQDTLGILVNIISELTGFPKEMLEPEMNLESDLGIDSIKRVEILSRLEQEKPDARALSPDDMGSLKTIADIINYLTPEQTTVSKETAKKKLRMTP from the coding sequence ATGACACCCAAAGCCGCAACAGAAACACAGACGCCTTGCACACCCAAAACGCCCATTGCCATCATCGGCATGGGCTGTATTTTTCCTGAATCCAGAAACCTGAAAGAATTCTGGAGGTTGGTGTTCAACGGCATTGATGCCATCACACAAGTTCCCCAGGACTCACACTGGCGTCTGAAAGATTATTTCAATGAAGACCCGGACTGCCCTGACCACACCTATTGCAGCAGGGGGGGGTTTTTACCGGACATTGCCTTTGATCCTTTAACCTACGGCATTCCCCCCAAAAACATCGAAGCCACGGACACCTCCCAGCTTCTGGGTCTGGAAGTGGTTCGCATGGCACTTGCCGATGCAGGCTACCCTGTGGGCCATGCCCATCTGAAAGAAAAACGGGTAAATGTAATCCTCGGGGTAACCGGCACCCAGGAACTGGTGATTCCCCTTGGCGCAAGACTGGGACATCCATTCTGGAAAAACGCCTTGGATGCAGCCGGCATCGCCCCGGATAAAAAGGAACGCGTATTAAAACTGATCAGCGATTCCTATGTCAGCTGGCAGGAAAATTCATTTCCAGGCCTTCTAGGCAATGTGGTGGCGGGAAGAATCGCCAACCGTATGGACCTGTCAGGTACCAACACGGTGTGTGATGCAGCATGTGCAAGCTCCTTTTCCGCCATTCATACGGCGATGATGGAACTTGAAACCGGACGGTGCGATATGTCCATCACCGGCGGTGTGGATACCCTCAACGACATTTTCATGCACATGTGCTTTTCCAAAACCGGGGTATTGTCTCGCACCAGTGACGCCAGGCCCTTTTCAGTAAACGCCGACGGCACGGTACTGGGTGAAGGTATCGGCCTGCTGGTGCTCAAGCGGCTGACGGACGCCCAACGTGATCAGGACCGGATTTATGCGGTCATCAAAGGCATGGGTACGGCCAGTGACGGGCGCACCTCGGCCATATACGCCCCGGAGGCCAAAGGACAGATCAAGGCCCTGGAAAACGCCTATGGCAATGCAGGTATTTTACCCGAATCCGTGGGTCTGATTGAAGCCCACGGTACAGGCACAAGGGTGGGTGATAAGGTTGAATTTACTGCACTGAAAAAATTTTTCAAAGACAAAGCAGCCGGATCCACGGCCATAGGATCGGTGAAATCCATGATCGGCCACACCAAGGCCGCAGCCGGTGCCGCAGGCATGATCAAGGCAGCCCTGGCCCTGCACCACAAGATTCTGCCTCCCACACTGAAAGCCCAAACCCCTGACCCGGATCTGGATATACTGAACTCCCCCTTCTATCTCAACCAGACCGCCAGGCCATGGATCGGCGGCGGCGCAATGAATTCCTTGAGGTGTTCCGGCGTTTCCGCCTTTGGATTCGGCGGATCAAACTTCCATGCCGTGCTTGAAGAGTATACGCCTGAAAAGGCCAATATCTCCTGGGACGGCACGGTCCAGATCCTGGCGCTTTCCGGAAAGAGCAAAAAAGAAATTATTAAAAAGCTCAACAGCATTTCTGAAACCATACAAACATATGATAGTAGGGACAAATCCGCTTTTAACCAGGCCATTGCCTGGCAGGCAGCGCAATCCAGAAAAGCCTTTTCATCAAAACATGATGTGAGGCTCTTAATTTTGCTCTCTGACCAGGATGATCTTTTTGAACGGATGACCCAGGCAAAAGGTACGGTCAATGGCGAACAACCTGCCAAACCGCCTATATTCTTCGGGCAGGGGAAAGCATCAGGGAAGCTGGGATTTGTCTTCCCGGGCCAGGGAAGCCAATACACCGGAATGGCCGGTCAGATTATCTCTGTTTTTCCCGAAAGCCTTCAAATACTTGAGATGGCCCAGTCCTGTGTCACGAATACGGATGCGGAAGATGACAGCGTGCTCTCCGCCTATATCTATCCGCCGCCGGAATATGCCATGGATAAAAAATCCGCCGAGGCAGCCCTGCGTCAGACCCGCATCGCCCAGCCGGCCATTGGTGCGGTCTCTTTATCCATGCTGAAAATTCTCTCCCGGTTCAAGGTAATCCCCCAGATGACCTGCGGCCACAGTTACGGAGAATTGTGCGCATTATATGCCGCCGGCTGGATTGATGAGAAAACGTGTCTTGAACTTTCGGCTGCCCGGGGCAACTTCATGGCCAAGGCCGGTCAAAGAGCCGGCGATCCAGGCAGCATGCTCGCAATCCAGGCCCCTATTGAAAAGATCAAAGCCCTCATTCAAGAAGAAAAACTCGATCTTGTCCTGGCCAATAAGAACAGCCCGGTTCAGGGCGTGTTATCCGGAGAGACCCAACAGATCCTCAAAGCTGAAAAAATTTGCAAAAGCCGCAACATGCGGGCCGTCAAACTGCCTGTGGCCGCAGCGTTTCACAGCCACCTGGTGTCAGATGCCGCAGCACCGTTCAATAAGTTGACACGGAAAGCAACCATCACGCCGACACAAATTAACGTATTATCCAATACAACCGGCTCGCCCTATCCTGAAGACTCAGCCCAGGCCCAGGATCTTTTAGGCCGGCAGTTGATGCACCCGGTGGATTTTATTGGTGACATCAAACAGATGTATGAGCGAGGCGTTGACACCTTTGTGGAGATTGGGCCCAAGTCTGTTTTGTGCGGCTTGATTCAATCCATTTTAAAAGACCGGGATGTACAGACCATTGCCTTAGATAAATCAGCTGGAAAATCAGCCGGAAGAAATTCGGGCATCCAGGACCTGGGGACGGGATTATGCACCCTTGCCGCCTTAGGTCACCCTGTGGATCTTTCCGCCTGGGAGGAAGATGCGGCACCGCCTGAGTCTAAAAAACTTATTATTATGCTCAACGGAGCCAATGCAAAGCCCCCGTTACCTGAAATACCTTCGACGAAAGGTATTCAGACTGAACAGGCACCTGTTCATGCCCATAGCACGCCATTACAAGCCCGGGCAGCGCAAGATTACAAAAACGAAAACATTGGACTGGATTCATCTGTTAATACAACGGTTTTAACCCAACGGAGATCCACCACACAAGGAAATACCATGACATCTTTTCCACACCCTGAATTTAACGAGACCCACCCCCAAACAACGTCAAATTCAATCCAACATGTGACTGCAAACCAGATTCCGGCGAACCCGGATATCCTTGTCCAGGGGCTCAATGCCATGCAGCAGCTCCAGGCCCAGACCGCCCGTGCCCATGAAAAGTTTTTGGAGACCCAGGCCCAGGCCGGCAAGGCCTTAGCCGCACTGATGTCACAAACCCGTGGACAGGTGTTCACCCCGGCAGCCCCTGCAATTCAACCGCCGGCCCCAGCCCCGGCACAGGCCCTGCCATACCGGCAGCCCCAGATCTCTGAGCCGGCTGCATTACCATCAATTCAGAAAACAACATCAAAACCCGACGCTTCTCAGGTCCGCCCCCCCCAGCCATCAGCAGCACCGGTGACCCCTGCGCCGACGGCGGCTGCCCCTGCTCCGGAGGTTAAAAACCTCCTGTTTGAAATTGTCAGCCGTTTAACAGGGTTCCCGGTAGAGATGCTGGAACCAGAAATGGATATTGAATCGGACCTCGGCGTTGACTCCATTAAAAAAGTTGAGATCATTTCGGAACTTGAAAAAGCATTTCCCGACAAAGAGGATCTATCCGCCCAACGCCTGGGTTCAGTCAAAACCCTTGGAGATATCTGTACGGCTGTTGAAACAGATCAGGGAAAGACCACTGTGCCCGAACAACCAACCGCGCCCACGCGCAATGGGCAAAACAAGTCGAAAAACAACCAGCCGGCCCAAGATACCCTTGGCATTCTGGTCAACATCATCAGTGAATTAACAGGGTTCCCCAAAGAGATGCTCGAACCCGAAATGAATCTTGAATCTGATCTTGGCATTGACTCCATAAAACGGGTTGAGATTTTGTCGCGACTCGAACAGGAGAAGCCCGACGCCAGGGCATTGTCGCCGGATGATATGGGCAGCTTAAAAACCATAGCCGACATCATAAATTACTTAACACCTGAACAAACAACGGTTTCCAAAGAAACCGCTAAAAAAAAACTTCGCATGACCCCATAA
- a CDS encoding ABC transporter substrate-binding protein: MAILKVFVSAFIFFLVVCCPDPGFAFNAGTWKTAQTIQPFFYDRFTGTGQNVKVFSFTNPADQKTALMAGNLDICGTTIAHAIHSAALGQPVVVVAALCNKCSAFVVAADSPVQSPADLKGKKIGYVPGTMHEILLRETLIRSGLSPDREVALTRVDFFDMGLALARGGIDAFVSGEPFPTIAVIKGYGRILSYPYYGESIGTINAGMLVTRNSIEKNHGLVLEMVRAHARATRFLKQHRQLWLAKASEFGTPMKILEGAADNMELAWDMDPDFVEKARALGGRMQALGLIQRQPDYSRLFDLSFVNQIRAEIKD, from the coding sequence TAAAGGTGTTTGTGTCTGCTTTTATTTTTTTCCTGGTGGTCTGCTGCCCGGATCCTGGGTTTGCGTTTAACGCAGGCACCTGGAAGACGGCCCAGACCATCCAGCCGTTTTTTTATGACCGGTTCACCGGGACGGGACAAAATGTTAAGGTGTTTTCCTTTACCAATCCGGCTGATCAGAAAACTGCGCTGATGGCAGGCAACCTGGATATCTGCGGTACCACCATCGCCCATGCCATTCATTCTGCAGCCCTGGGTCAGCCCGTGGTCGTGGTGGCCGCGCTTTGTAACAAGTGCTCGGCTTTCGTGGTCGCCGCAGACAGTCCTGTCCAGTCTCCCGCCGACTTAAAAGGTAAAAAGATCGGATATGTGCCGGGTACCATGCATGAGATTCTTCTGAGGGAAACCCTTATCCGTTCCGGTCTCTCTCCGGACCGGGAGGTGGCCCTGACCCGTGTGGATTTTTTTGATATGGGCCTGGCCCTGGCACGCGGCGGTATTGACGCCTTTGTCTCGGGCGAACCCTTTCCCACCATCGCCGTAATCAAGGGGTATGGCAGAATTCTTTCCTATCCCTATTACGGGGAATCCATCGGTACCATCAATGCCGGGATGCTGGTTACCCGTAATTCAATTGAAAAAAATCATGGCCTGGTTCTTGAGATGGTCAGGGCCCATGCCCGGGCCACCCGGTTTCTCAAGCAGCACAGGCAATTATGGCTGGCAAAAGCATCGGAGTTCGGCACCCCTATGAAAATACTGGAGGGAGCGGCCGACAACATGGAATTGGCCTGGGACATGGATCCCGATTTCGTTGAAAAGGCCCGGGCCCTGGGGGGGCGCATGCAAGCCCTTGGCCTGATCCAGCGCCAGCCGGATTACAGCCGGTTGTTTGATTTGAGTTTTGTGAACCAAATCCGGGCGGAGATTAAAGATTAA
- a CDS encoding PfaD family polyunsaturated fatty acid/polyketide biosynthesis protein — translation MASLSEQIYVPAIRPENLGDSEFKRRHGLKYAYVAGAMANGIASTALVKTMGENGMLGFFGAGGLSLEQIETAILELKTGLGDKPFGFNLIHSLADPDHEMATVKRYLDHGVTLISAAAFLRITLPLVYYRVKGIHRNNQGDIVTPNRVIAKVSRIEVARQFFAPPPEKLLEQLVDRQMITSDEAMLAAHIPMAQDLTAEADSGGHTDNRPALTLLPTFIALKNEAMATYNFQSPLCVGLGGGIATPESASAAFSMGAAYILTGSINQACVEAGICEEVKKLLSQAEQADVAMAPSADMFEIGARVQVLKRGTLFPVRAEKLYQFYKNYACFADLPPAAQKEIEDKFLLTSFDAAWQSTRDFFLSRGQQQEVDRAERDPAHKMALVFRSYLGQSSRWAIQGNPQRKMDYQIWCGPAMGAFNQWAKSSFLEPHTNRFAAEIAMNLLTGACVVTRAAFARAQGIELPPGAGLFSPMPFDEILKLISS, via the coding sequence ATGGCCTCGCTGTCAGAGCAGATCTATGTGCCGGCCATACGCCCGGAAAACCTTGGGGATTCGGAATTTAAGCGGCGTCATGGTTTAAAATATGCCTATGTGGCCGGTGCCATGGCCAACGGCATCGCGTCCACAGCACTTGTGAAGACCATGGGCGAAAACGGGATGCTCGGCTTTTTTGGTGCCGGCGGATTAAGCCTTGAACAAATAGAAACCGCCATTCTTGAACTCAAGACCGGTCTTGGGGACAAACCCTTTGGATTCAATCTGATCCACAGTCTGGCAGACCCGGACCATGAAATGGCAACGGTAAAACGCTATCTTGACCATGGGGTCACTCTGATATCTGCAGCAGCCTTCCTGCGTATCACCCTGCCTTTAGTATATTATCGTGTCAAAGGCATCCATCGAAACAATCAAGGTGACATTGTCACCCCAAACCGCGTTATTGCAAAAGTGTCACGCATTGAAGTGGCCCGGCAGTTTTTCGCACCACCACCGGAAAAGCTGCTTGAGCAGTTGGTTGACCGGCAAATGATCACTTCAGATGAAGCAATGCTTGCCGCTCACATCCCCATGGCCCAGGACCTCACTGCCGAGGCTGATTCGGGCGGACACACGGATAACCGCCCTGCCCTGACGCTTTTACCAACCTTCATTGCCCTAAAGAACGAAGCCATGGCAACATATAATTTTCAAAGCCCGCTATGTGTCGGGCTTGGCGGCGGCATTGCCACGCCGGAATCCGCCTCTGCCGCTTTCAGCATGGGTGCCGCATATATCCTTACCGGCTCCATTAACCAGGCATGTGTGGAGGCCGGTATCTGTGAAGAGGTTAAAAAACTGCTCAGCCAGGCAGAACAGGCGGACGTTGCCATGGCTCCTTCCGCAGACATGTTTGAAATCGGCGCACGGGTTCAGGTGCTTAAACGCGGGACGTTGTTTCCTGTACGGGCGGAAAAACTGTATCAATTTTACAAAAACTATGCCTGTTTTGCTGACCTTCCCCCGGCTGCCCAAAAGGAGATTGAGGATAAATTCCTATTAACTTCGTTTGATGCAGCATGGCAGTCCACCCGGGATTTTTTCCTGTCACGGGGACAACAGCAGGAGGTGGATCGAGCAGAGCGGGATCCGGCTCACAAAATGGCCCTGGTTTTCAGATCCTATCTTGGTCAGTCTTCCAGGTGGGCAATCCAGGGTAATCCCCAGCGTAAGATGGACTACCAGATCTGGTGCGGCCCTGCCATGGGTGCATTCAACCAATGGGCCAAAAGCAGCTTCCTTGAACCCCATACCAACCGGTTTGCAGCAGAGATCGCCATGAATCTGCTCACCGGGGCCTGTGTTGTCACCAGGGCCGCATTTGCAAGGGCCCAGGGCATTGAACTGCCCCCCGGTGCAGGACTTTTTTCTCCCATGCCCTTCGATGAAATATTAAAGCTGATTTCCTCATAA
- a CDS encoding ABC transporter ATP-binding protein yields the protein MNILSNQFASGPILDVQELSKAFSVNSEQTPVLSGLSFQAGPGEFICIIGQSGCGKSTLIKLLAGFVPPTSGRILFKGKNITAPGPDRCVVFQEDALFSWLTVAENIGFGLKRKALSAAEKQGRVNRFLDLVGLTEFKNYLPREISGGMKQRVALARVLVLSPEVLLMDEPFAALDAQTREQMQNLLLSLWEQLKQTIVFVTHDVREAVTLADRTMVMGRITGKTIINPTHLVPIPLERPRIQNSREFMKLAAQLKAMVFRI from the coding sequence ATGAATATCCTGTCAAACCAGTTCGCTTCAGGCCCCATCCTGGATGTCCAGGAGCTTTCGAAAGCATTCTCGGTCAACAGTGAACAGACCCCGGTGCTATCGGGTTTAAGCTTTCAAGCTGGTCCTGGGGAGTTTATCTGCATTATAGGACAGAGCGGTTGCGGTAAATCCACCCTGATCAAATTGCTGGCCGGATTTGTTCCACCGACATCCGGCCGGATTTTGTTTAAGGGAAAAAACATAACCGCCCCTGGGCCGGATCGTTGTGTGGTCTTTCAGGAGGACGCTCTTTTTTCCTGGCTCACCGTGGCTGAAAATATCGGGTTCGGCCTGAAAAGAAAAGCCTTGTCTGCAGCTGAAAAACAGGGCCGGGTAAACCGGTTTTTAGATCTTGTGGGCCTGACCGAATTTAAAAATTACCTGCCACGGGAGATTTCAGGGGGAATGAAGCAGCGGGTGGCCCTGGCCCGGGTTCTGGTACTCAGCCCCGAGGTGCTGCTCATGGATGAACCCTTTGCTGCCCTGGACGCCCAGACCCGCGAGCAAATGCAGAATCTGCTTTTATCCCTGTGGGAACAATTGAAACAGACCATTGTATTTGTTACCCATGATGTACGCGAAGCGGTGACACTTGCGGACCGAACCATGGTAATGGGCAGGATAACAGGAAAAACAATTATAAATCCTACTCACCTGGTTCCCATTCCCCTGGAGCGTCCCCGTATTCAGAACAGTCGCGAATTCATGAAATTGGCAGCACAGTTGAAAGCCATGGTTTTCCGGATTTAA
- a CDS encoding ABC transporter permease → MCVWGLASKLDWLPPYLLPSPGEILDTAGIYIFGTDGHGPYAGRFARDALASLGRVGLGFCLATVFGLTLGVWSGRVPAAARLLNTPVNGLRAVPGITWLPLAMVWFGIGLKTTVFLVALAAFFPIYLNAASGAAQVNPLLLQAGAMMGVNRLRGTFAILLPAAMPAIVTGLRLGLGISWAYLVLGELSGVSAGLGAVIMDARMLGRIDMIVVGIILIALMGQTSDWLLKNALKFCFHSAARQI, encoded by the coding sequence TTGTGTGTATGGGGACTTGCATCAAAACTGGACTGGCTGCCGCCTTATCTGCTGCCATCGCCCGGAGAAATTTTGGATACTGCCGGGATCTATATCTTCGGGACGGACGGGCATGGGCCCTACGCCGGCCGTTTTGCAAGGGATGCACTGGCCAGTCTGGGGCGGGTAGGACTAGGATTCTGTCTGGCCACGGTATTTGGACTGACTCTGGGTGTCTGGTCCGGCCGGGTTCCTGCCGCGGCACGGTTGCTGAACACACCGGTGAACGGGTTGAGAGCTGTGCCCGGCATCACCTGGCTCCCACTGGCAATGGTCTGGTTTGGTATTGGTCTGAAAACCACGGTGTTTCTGGTGGCTTTGGCCGCGTTTTTTCCCATTTATCTGAATGCCGCCTCCGGGGCCGCCCAGGTCAACCCGTTGCTTCTCCAGGCCGGGGCCATGATGGGGGTGAACCGCCTCCGGGGCACATTTGCCATTCTTCTGCCGGCTGCCATGCCAGCCATTGTCACGGGCCTGCGGCTGGGCCTGGGGATTTCCTGGGCATACCTTGTACTCGGAGAGCTGTCCGGTGTCTCTGCGGGGCTGGGGGCCGTGATCATGGATGCCCGGATGTTGGGGCGCATTGATATGATCGTGGTGGGGATTATCCTCATTGCCCTCATGGGGCAGACCAGTGACTGGCTGCTGAAAAACGCATTAAAATTCTGTTTTCACAGTGCGGCGCGCCAGATATGA